The following proteins are encoded in a genomic region of Saccharopolyspora antimicrobica:
- a CDS encoding C-terminal binding protein: MTRVVVTDHAFGDVVEEASVARRFDAEFAELQCETEAETAAAVTGADVAFVNFAPITARVLRAMAPGATVIRYGIGYDNVDLVAARQLGIAVANVPDYGSDTVADHSVASLLALLRKLTAYDRRVRESGWCAPRDLGSLPGFASTTVGLIGLGRIGIAVRERLRAFGFRVIACDPHAAPGLASEHDVELVGLAELLAESHAVSLHAPLTPGTKHLLDGDAFARIRRGAVVVNTSRGGLVDHDALADAVESGQVSAAALDVFDSEPLAADSRLRLLPQVLLTPHTAFFSDSSLAALQRLAAEEAVRALSKEPLRCPIK, from the coding sequence ATGACCCGGGTGGTCGTGACCGATCACGCGTTCGGCGACGTCGTCGAGGAAGCCTCCGTCGCGCGGCGCTTCGACGCCGAGTTCGCCGAGCTGCAGTGCGAGACCGAGGCCGAAACCGCCGCCGCGGTGACCGGTGCCGACGTGGCGTTCGTCAACTTCGCACCCATCACCGCCCGAGTCCTCCGCGCCATGGCACCGGGAGCGACCGTCATCCGCTACGGCATCGGGTACGACAACGTCGACCTGGTGGCGGCCCGGCAGCTCGGCATCGCGGTGGCCAACGTTCCCGACTACGGCAGCGACACCGTCGCGGACCACAGCGTGGCGAGCCTGCTCGCCCTGTTGCGGAAGCTGACCGCCTACGACCGCCGCGTGCGCGAAAGCGGTTGGTGCGCCCCGCGCGATCTCGGTTCGCTGCCGGGATTCGCCAGCACGACGGTGGGGCTGATCGGCCTCGGACGCATCGGGATCGCGGTCCGCGAACGGTTGCGGGCCTTCGGTTTCCGGGTGATCGCGTGCGATCCCCACGCAGCTCCCGGCCTCGCCTCGGAGCACGACGTCGAGCTGGTCGGGCTGGCGGAGCTGCTGGCCGAATCGCACGCAGTGTCGCTGCACGCGCCGCTCACGCCCGGCACCAAGCACCTGCTCGACGGCGATGCCTTCGCCCGGATCAGGCGCGGCGCGGTCGTGGTGAACACCTCGCGGGGCGGGCTCGTGGATCACGACGCGCTGGCGGACGCGGTCGAATCGGGGCAGGTCTCAGCCGCTGCGCTGGACGTCTTCGACAGCGAGCCCCTGGCTGCCGACTCCCGGCTGCGCCTGCTGCCGCAAGTGCTGCTGACGCCGCACACGGCGTTCTTCTCGGACAGCTCGCTGGCGGCCCTGCAACGCCTGGCGGCCGAGGAGGCGGTCAGAGCGCTGTCGAAGGAACCACTGCGCTGCCCGATCAAATGA
- a CDS encoding DUF305 domain-containing protein, whose protein sequence is MNSLRTASRTVRIALGAAMLLAVGLLVASGVLSLRVGEPDSADPVDVGFSQDMSVHHLQGVQMASIAREKSQDRLIRQLAFDIETTQLEQTGRMKGWLSLWNEPDLAPGNPMTWMAAEHDQHTPQRTAMPGMASKQDLDRLRSLEGPEFDAFFLQLMIRHHRGGTPMMQYASERAERPQVRNLAQQMLTAQTAEIDVMTRMLAERGARPLPD, encoded by the coding sequence GTGAACTCCCTGCGCACCGCATCGCGCACGGTGCGGATCGCCCTGGGAGCGGCGATGCTGCTGGCCGTCGGGCTGCTCGTGGCGTCCGGAGTGCTGTCGCTGCGGGTGGGCGAGCCGGATTCGGCCGATCCGGTCGACGTCGGGTTCTCGCAGGACATGAGCGTGCACCACCTGCAAGGCGTGCAGATGGCCTCCATCGCGCGGGAGAAGAGCCAGGACCGGCTCATCCGGCAGCTGGCCTTCGACATCGAGACCACGCAACTGGAGCAGACCGGCCGGATGAAGGGCTGGCTGAGTCTGTGGAACGAGCCGGATCTGGCGCCCGGCAACCCGATGACGTGGATGGCGGCCGAGCACGACCAGCACACGCCGCAGCGGACCGCGATGCCCGGCATGGCGTCCAAACAGGACCTCGACCGGCTGCGCTCGCTCGAAGGGCCGGAATTCGACGCGTTCTTCCTCCAGCTGATGATCCGCCACCACCGAGGCGGTACGCCGATGATGCAGTACGCATCGGAGAGGGCCGAACGCCCCCAGGTGCGCAACCTCGCCCAGCAGATGCTGACGGCGCAAACAGCGGAAATCGACGTGATGACCCGAATGCTCGCGGAACGAGGAGCACGTCCCCTGCCGGACTGA
- a CDS encoding FadR/GntR family transcriptional regulator translates to MAERLQRDLLERGLRPGDRLPTEPQLVERYEVSRTVIREAGRILEQRGLVDIRPGRGMTVSTPDGSAVARHYSLMLGMNTTTFQQLMETRLIIEVEVAALAAERRTAADLDELRASLERAEGNAQDYQVCLEEDVRFHEILTRAGGNPFFSWFMDPVNTCLRESYRDEGSYLASLPQTFAEHRAILDAIAEGDPDAARRSSREHLNRVISQAEDLVPAPEET, encoded by the coding sequence GTGGCCGAACGACTGCAGCGCGACCTGCTGGAACGGGGCCTGCGCCCGGGCGACCGGCTGCCCACCGAACCCCAGCTCGTCGAGCGCTACGAGGTGAGCCGGACGGTGATCCGGGAGGCCGGCCGCATCCTGGAGCAACGCGGGCTCGTCGACATCAGGCCCGGCCGCGGGATGACGGTGTCCACACCGGACGGTTCGGCGGTCGCCCGGCACTACTCGCTGATGCTGGGGATGAACACGACGACGTTCCAGCAGCTGATGGAGACCCGGCTGATCATCGAGGTGGAGGTGGCCGCGCTGGCGGCGGAGCGCCGCACTGCGGCGGACCTGGACGAGCTGCGCGCGTCGCTGGAGCGCGCGGAGGGGAACGCGCAGGACTACCAGGTGTGCCTGGAGGAGGACGTGCGGTTCCACGAGATCCTCACCAGGGCAGGCGGGAACCCCTTCTTCTCCTGGTTCATGGACCCGGTCAACACCTGCCTGCGCGAGTCCTACCGGGACGAGGGCTCGTACCTGGCGAGCCTGCCGCAGACCTTCGCCGAGCACCGCGCCATCCTCGACGCGATCGCCGAGGGGGATCCGGACGCGGCGCGGCGAAGCTCCCGGGAACACCTGAACCGGGTCATCTCGCAGGCGGAGGACCTGGTCCCGGCTCCGGAGGAAACGTGA
- the ctaD gene encoding aa3-type cytochrome oxidase subunit I — MTTVVPRPVAARPRPARKGSYAARILRTTDHKQIGILYLITSMGFFLVGGLMAMLIRGELAVPGMQFLSQEQYNQLFTMHGTVMLLLYATPILFGFANYILPLQIGSPDVAFPRLNALGYWLYSFGGLMVVSGFLLPGGAADFGWFAYTPLSDALHSPGHGADMWIAGLAVGGLGTILGAVNMITTVVCLRAPGMTMFRMPIFTWNILVTSVLILMAFPILTAALLGLMADRHLGAHVFDPANGGVILWQHLFWFFGHPEVYIVALPFFGIVSEIFPVFSRKPIFGYSGLVYATLGIAALSVVVWAHHMYATGAVLLPFFAFTTFLIAVPTGVKFFNWIGTMWKGQLTFESPMLFSVGFLVTFLFGGLTGVLLAMPPVDFHVSDTYFVVAHFHYVLYGTIVFATFAGIYFWFPKMTGRMMDERLAKLHFWLTFIGFHGTFLVQHWLGNEGMPRRYADYLESDGFTMLNTISTIGAFILGASMLPFLYNVFKSYRYGEVVEVDDPWGYGNSLEWATSCPPPRHNFTESSERPG; from the coding sequence ATGACAACGGTTGTGCCGCGGCCGGTCGCCGCGCGCCCCCGCCCAGCGCGCAAGGGTTCGTACGCGGCGCGGATCCTGCGCACCACGGACCACAAGCAGATCGGCATCCTCTACCTGATCACCTCCATGGGCTTCTTCCTGGTCGGCGGCCTGATGGCGATGCTGATCCGCGGTGAGCTCGCCGTTCCGGGGATGCAGTTCCTGTCGCAGGAGCAGTACAACCAGCTGTTCACCATGCACGGCACGGTGATGCTGCTGCTGTACGCGACGCCGATCCTGTTCGGCTTCGCGAACTACATCCTGCCGCTGCAGATCGGTTCCCCCGACGTCGCGTTCCCGCGGCTGAACGCCCTCGGGTACTGGCTGTACTCGTTCGGCGGTCTGATGGTCGTCAGCGGCTTCCTGCTGCCGGGCGGCGCCGCGGACTTCGGCTGGTTCGCCTACACCCCGCTGTCGGACGCCCTGCACTCGCCGGGCCACGGCGCGGACATGTGGATCGCGGGTCTGGCCGTCGGTGGTCTGGGCACCATCCTGGGTGCGGTGAACATGATCACCACGGTGGTCTGCTTGCGCGCGCCGGGCATGACGATGTTCCGGATGCCGATCTTCACCTGGAACATCCTGGTGACCAGCGTGCTGATCCTGATGGCGTTCCCGATCCTGACCGCCGCGCTGCTGGGCCTGATGGCCGACCGGCACCTGGGTGCGCACGTGTTCGACCCGGCCAACGGTGGCGTGATCCTCTGGCAGCACCTGTTCTGGTTCTTCGGCCACCCCGAGGTCTACATCGTGGCGCTGCCGTTCTTCGGCATCGTCTCGGAGATCTTCCCGGTGTTCAGCCGCAAGCCGATCTTCGGCTACTCCGGCCTGGTGTACGCCACGCTGGGCATCGCGGCCCTGTCGGTCGTGGTCTGGGCGCACCACATGTACGCCACCGGCGCGGTGCTGCTGCCGTTCTTCGCCTTCACCACCTTCCTGATCGCGGTCCCCACCGGTGTGAAGTTCTTCAACTGGATCGGCACCATGTGGAAGGGCCAGCTGACCTTCGAATCACCGATGCTCTTCAGCGTCGGCTTCCTGGTCACCTTCCTCTTCGGCGGTCTGACCGGTGTGCTGCTGGCGATGCCGCCGGTCGACTTCCACGTGTCCGACACCTACTTCGTGGTCGCGCACTTCCACTACGTGCTCTACGGCACGATCGTGTTCGCGACCTTCGCAGGCATCTACTTCTGGTTCCCGAAGATGACCGGCCGGATGATGGACGAGCGGCTGGCCAAGCTGCACTTCTGGCTCACCTTCATCGGCTTCCACGGCACCTTCCTGGTCCAGCACTGGCTGGGCAACGAGGGCATGCCGCGCCGGTACGCCGACTACCTGGAGTCCGACGGCTTCACCATGCTGAACACGATCTCCACGATCGGTGCGTTCATCCTGGGTGCCTCGATGCTGCCGTTCCTCTACAACGTGTTCAAGAGCTACCGCTACGGCGAGGTCGTCGAGGTCGACGACCCGTGGGGCTACGGCAACTCGCTGGAGTGGGCCACCTCCTGCCCGCCGCCGCGGCACAACTTCACCGAGTCCTCGGAGCGGCCCGGCTGA
- a CDS encoding DUF3105 domain-containing protein, protein MKRAGTGKQASKALAGGGGLPWAGITAVAVVLAFAGGIFGYVYVQYADKTERDAAMAKWTPSEANRDPARQIPGVVVEDYEAGKHVDPAQRVNYDYSPAFGGPHDGIWAACEGTVYEVPVRTENLVHSLEHGAVWIAYDPERVDGAALDALRAKVDGQQYMALSPYPGLDQRISLQSWGRQLKLADAGDPRIDQFISSTRTNPYTHPEVGASCSALGPGGFDPDSPPPFDPNPPGPDAVPMAAGRGAAGQEDPA, encoded by the coding sequence GTGAAACGAGCAGGTACGGGCAAGCAGGCGAGCAAGGCGCTGGCGGGCGGCGGCGGGCTGCCGTGGGCGGGCATCACCGCGGTCGCAGTCGTGCTGGCGTTCGCGGGCGGCATCTTCGGTTACGTCTACGTCCAGTACGCCGACAAGACCGAGCGCGACGCCGCGATGGCGAAGTGGACGCCGTCGGAGGCCAATCGCGACCCGGCGCGGCAGATCCCGGGCGTGGTCGTCGAGGACTACGAGGCGGGCAAGCACGTCGATCCGGCGCAGCGGGTGAACTACGACTACAGCCCGGCTTTCGGCGGGCCGCACGACGGAATCTGGGCCGCGTGCGAAGGAACGGTGTACGAGGTCCCGGTGCGCACCGAGAACCTCGTGCACTCCTTGGAACACGGCGCGGTGTGGATCGCCTACGACCCGGAGCGGGTCGACGGCGCCGCGCTCGACGCCTTGCGCGCGAAGGTCGACGGGCAGCAGTACATGGCGTTGTCGCCGTATCCCGGCCTGGACCAGCGGATCTCGCTCCAGTCGTGGGGGCGTCAGCTGAAGCTGGCCGACGCCGGTGATCCGCGCATCGACCAGTTCATCTCCTCGACGCGGACCAACCCCTACACCCATCCCGAGGTCGGCGCGTCATGCTCGGCGCTGGGGCCCGGTGGATTCGACCCCGACTCCCCGCCGCCGTTCGACCCGAACCCGCCGGGACCGGACGCGGTTCCGATGGCCGCGGGCCGCGGTGCTGCGGGGCAGGAGGATCCGGCGTGA
- a CDS encoding M23 family metallopeptidase produces the protein MRHDRASGGTPASSRKERLASRGHVQEDPEDRVLEQRPGLRPSGVVRAYVTMLGVMGGALAAASVASTHEAQASGHLEGLDSGIAPVASIGHIIADGPAPPPASPNLLPAQSASGEHDELAGLNKSLRLDEERAAAEAEAARQREAAEREALRNRVVWPVAGRITSMPGARWGTTHYGLDIANRIGTPIYAVKRGVVIDAGPASGFGLWVRLRHSDGTTTVYGHINRALVRKGESVEAGDVIAEVGNRGQSTGPHLHFEVWDASSRKVNPYTWLRNNGARA, from the coding sequence GTGCGACACGATCGGGCCAGCGGCGGTACCCCCGCATCCAGCCGCAAGGAGCGCCTCGCCTCCCGGGGGCACGTGCAGGAAGACCCGGAGGACCGGGTTCTGGAGCAGCGCCCCGGGCTGCGGCCATCGGGTGTGGTCCGGGCCTACGTGACGATGCTGGGCGTGATGGGCGGAGCTCTCGCCGCAGCGAGCGTGGCCTCGACGCACGAAGCGCAGGCGTCCGGGCACCTTGAAGGCCTCGACAGCGGCATCGCGCCGGTGGCCTCCATCGGCCACATCATCGCCGACGGGCCCGCCCCGCCACCGGCCTCGCCCAACCTGCTGCCCGCGCAGTCGGCTTCCGGGGAGCACGACGAGCTGGCGGGCCTGAACAAGAGCCTCCGCCTCGACGAGGAACGTGCGGCGGCGGAGGCCGAAGCCGCTCGCCAGCGGGAGGCCGCCGAGCGGGAGGCGTTGCGCAACCGCGTCGTGTGGCCGGTGGCGGGGCGGATCACCTCGATGCCGGGCGCGCGGTGGGGGACCACGCACTACGGCCTGGACATCGCCAACAGGATCGGCACCCCCATCTACGCGGTCAAGCGCGGCGTGGTGATCGACGCCGGCCCGGCCAGCGGCTTCGGGCTGTGGGTGCGGCTGCGGCACTCGGACGGCACCACCACCGTCTACGGTCACATCAACCGCGCGCTGGTGCGCAAGGGGGAGAGCGTCGAAGCGGGCGATGTCATCGCCGAGGTCGGCAACCGCGGCCAGTCGACCGGCCCGCACCTGCACTTCGAGGTGTGGGACGCGAGCAGCCGCAAGGTGAATCCCTACACGTGGCTGCGGAACAACGGAGCCCGGGCCTGA
- a CDS encoding DsbA family protein, which translates to MSRNLQLTLVVIGVAAVAIFTLLLVNRPADPEAAPAEPGPLPAGLLVREDSHQLSTAADGKVTLVEFLDFECEACGAVYPAMEQLRADYDGRINYVVRYFPVPSHRNADLAARAAEAAAAQGKFEQMYQALFDNQQAWGEKQESQEAVFLDYARAIGLDIERFQADLNSPATAARVKKDWNDGLAVGVEGTPTFFLNGKKFVPDSYQHLTDAIDTALAK; encoded by the coding sequence ATGAGCAGGAATCTCCAACTGACCCTCGTCGTCATCGGTGTCGCGGCGGTGGCGATCTTCACGCTGCTGCTCGTGAACCGGCCGGCAGATCCGGAAGCCGCCCCCGCCGAACCCGGCCCGCTGCCCGCCGGACTGCTGGTCCGCGAGGACAGCCACCAGCTGTCCACCGCCGCTGACGGCAAGGTGACCCTGGTGGAGTTCCTCGACTTCGAGTGCGAAGCGTGCGGCGCGGTCTACCCGGCGATGGAGCAGCTGCGCGCCGACTACGACGGGCGCATCAACTACGTCGTCCGCTACTTCCCGGTGCCGAGCCACCGCAACGCCGACCTGGCGGCCCGAGCCGCCGAAGCGGCCGCGGCGCAGGGCAAGTTCGAGCAGATGTACCAGGCCCTCTTCGACAACCAGCAGGCGTGGGGCGAGAAGCAGGAGTCCCAGGAAGCGGTGTTCCTCGACTACGCCCGCGCCATCGGCCTGGACATCGAGCGCTTCCAGGCCGACCTGAACAGCCCCGCCACGGCTGCCCGCGTCAAGAAGGACTGGAACGACGGGCTGGCCGTAGGTGTCGAGGGCACGCCCACCTTCTTCCTGAACGGCAAGAAGTTCGTCCCCGACTCCTACCAGCACCTCACCGACGCCATCGACACCGCACTGGCGAAGTAG
- a CDS encoding aldehyde dehydrogenase (NADP(+)), with translation MSQGIDPRTGEPVGPEVPDSSAEGVSEAVARAQECAQWLADLPHTRRAGLLRALATALREDESALVRLADAETGLGEPRLTGELARTAAQLDMFADVLDDGAFCEAVIDHADPRAVPPHTDLRRVLAPLGPVAVFAASNFPFAFSVAGGDTASALAAGCPVVVKAHPSHPGLSVRIAELLADALAGAGAPRGVLAVVHGHEAGELLVTDPRITAVGFTGSTRGGRALFDLACSRPDPIPFYGELGSINPVVVTEAALERRGDEIAAGLAGSFTLGAGQFCTKPGAVFVPAGRGFGDQVAEAVSAAEAAPLLNARIRDGYVTGVAALGDVPGVKTLLSARGGAGYCVRPAVLAVDAQVFTEQADVLAEECFGPCTLIVEYAGADELAAALAVLPGSLTGSLHAEPTEPGAAGLLAALRRRVGRVIFNGWPTGVAVTWSQHHGGPWPSTTVPLHTSVGATAVRRFLRPVTYQDVPGELLPAALREDNPLGIPRRVDGVLIGGRSQG, from the coding sequence TTGAGCCAGGGAATCGACCCGCGCACCGGTGAGCCGGTGGGTCCCGAAGTTCCGGACAGCTCCGCCGAAGGGGTTTCCGAAGCCGTCGCGCGAGCTCAGGAGTGCGCGCAGTGGCTGGCTGATCTGCCGCACACCCGCCGAGCCGGTTTGTTGCGCGCGCTGGCGACGGCGCTCCGGGAGGACGAGTCCGCCCTCGTGCGGCTCGCCGACGCCGAAACCGGGCTGGGGGAGCCGCGACTCACCGGCGAACTCGCCCGCACCGCCGCTCAGCTGGACATGTTCGCCGACGTGCTCGACGACGGCGCCTTCTGCGAAGCGGTCATCGACCACGCCGATCCGCGGGCGGTGCCGCCGCACACCGACCTGCGCCGGGTGCTCGCCCCGCTCGGACCGGTCGCGGTCTTCGCCGCCAGCAACTTCCCGTTCGCCTTCTCGGTCGCGGGCGGCGACACCGCGAGCGCGCTGGCCGCCGGCTGCCCCGTCGTGGTCAAGGCCCACCCGAGCCACCCGGGTCTGTCGGTGCGCATCGCCGAGCTGCTCGCGGATGCGCTGGCCGGGGCCGGTGCACCGCGGGGCGTGCTCGCGGTCGTGCACGGGCACGAGGCGGGCGAACTGCTCGTCACGGACCCGAGGATCACCGCGGTCGGGTTCACCGGCTCGACCCGCGGCGGGCGCGCCCTGTTCGACCTCGCTTGCTCCCGACCGGATCCGATCCCGTTCTACGGCGAGCTGGGCAGCATCAACCCGGTCGTCGTGACCGAAGCGGCGCTGGAGCGGCGTGGCGATGAGATCGCCGCTGGACTGGCCGGCTCCTTCACGCTGGGAGCGGGGCAGTTCTGCACGAAACCCGGAGCGGTCTTCGTCCCGGCCGGCCGGGGGTTCGGCGACCAGGTCGCCGAGGCGGTCAGCGCTGCCGAGGCCGCACCACTGCTCAACGCGAGGATCCGCGACGGCTACGTGACCGGTGTTGCGGCACTGGGTGATGTGCCCGGTGTGAAGACCTTGCTCTCCGCCCGGGGCGGTGCGGGGTACTGCGTGCGGCCCGCGGTGCTCGCCGTCGATGCGCAGGTGTTCACCGAGCAGGCCGACGTCCTCGCCGAGGAGTGCTTCGGTCCCTGCACCCTGATCGTCGAGTACGCCGGTGCCGATGAGCTGGCTGCCGCGCTGGCAGTCCTGCCGGGCAGCCTGACCGGCAGTCTCCACGCGGAGCCCACCGAACCGGGTGCTGCGGGCCTGCTGGCAGCCCTGCGGAGGAGGGTCGGTCGCGTCATCTTCAACGGCTGGCCGACCGGGGTCGCGGTGACCTGGTCGCAGCACCACGGCGGCCCGTGGCCCTCGACCACCGTGCCGCTGCACACCTCGGTCGGTGCGACAGCCGTCCGGCGCTTCCTCCGCCCGGTCACCTACCAGGACGTGCCCGGCGAACTCCTGCCCGCTGCGTTGCGCGAGGACAATCCCCTCGGCATCCCCCGGCGGGTCGACGGGGTGCTCATCGGAGGCCGGTCCCAGGGCTGA
- a CDS encoding fumarylacetoacetate hydrolase family protein: MTLTAHADLIPPQDAERAALLARVHDPESGGPCVAAVRGRTVVDLTEVEPTVSGLLERSDAVEIVRSHPGGRRWQLSDLLRATLAGERTEAHFLAPVDLQVLKAAGVTFVRSMLERVIEERADGDLRRAEAIRAKLGDLVAGRISQVRPGTPEAERVKEVLVQEGLWSQYLEVGIGPDPEIFTKAPVLSAVGTGAEIGVLARSTWNNPEPELVLAVTSAGVPVAATLGNDVNLRDFEGRSALLLTEAKDNNASCAIGPFLRLFDADFTLDDARNTEVSLQITGTDGYRLEGVNPVAEISRDLADLVGHACGRHHQYPDGFVLFTGTMFAPTEDRDVPGQGFTHKRGDVVRISSPALGSLVNTVNSAEDAPDWEFGIRALMNNLAARGLLGRHRTGEGEA, translated from the coding sequence GTGACTCTCACCGCTCATGCCGACCTGATCCCGCCCCAGGACGCCGAGCGCGCCGCGCTGCTCGCCCGCGTCCACGACCCGGAATCGGGCGGCCCGTGCGTGGCCGCCGTGCGCGGCCGGACGGTGGTCGACCTGACCGAGGTCGAACCGACCGTGTCCGGCCTGCTGGAACGATCCGACGCGGTGGAGATCGTGCGCTCCCACCCCGGTGGACGCCGGTGGCAGCTGTCCGATCTGCTGCGGGCGACGCTCGCCGGAGAGCGCACCGAGGCCCACTTCCTCGCTCCCGTCGACCTCCAGGTGCTCAAAGCCGCCGGGGTCACCTTCGTGCGCAGCATGCTGGAACGCGTCATCGAGGAGCGCGCCGACGGCGACCTCCGCCGGGCGGAAGCGATCCGCGCCAAGCTGGGTGATCTGGTCGCCGGACGGATCTCGCAGGTGCGGCCCGGGACACCGGAAGCCGAGCGGGTCAAGGAGGTGCTCGTCCAGGAAGGGCTGTGGTCGCAGTACCTGGAGGTCGGCATCGGCCCCGATCCGGAGATCTTCACCAAGGCGCCGGTGCTGTCGGCGGTGGGCACCGGCGCCGAGATCGGCGTGCTGGCCCGGTCGACGTGGAACAACCCGGAACCCGAGCTGGTGCTCGCGGTGACCTCCGCCGGAGTGCCGGTGGCGGCCACGCTCGGCAACGACGTGAACCTCCGGGACTTCGAGGGGCGCAGCGCCCTGCTGCTGACCGAGGCCAAGGACAACAACGCCTCCTGCGCGATCGGCCCGTTCCTCCGGCTGTTCGACGCGGACTTCACCCTCGACGACGCGCGGAACACGGAGGTCTCGCTGCAGATCACCGGCACCGACGGCTACCGGCTCGAAGGCGTCAACCCGGTCGCGGAGATCAGCCGCGACCTGGCGGACCTCGTCGGCCACGCCTGCGGCCGCCACCACCAGTACCCGGACGGGTTCGTGCTGTTCACCGGCACGATGTTCGCCCCGACCGAGGACCGCGACGTGCCGGGCCAGGGCTTCACGCACAAGCGCGGCGACGTGGTGCGCATTTCCTCCCCGGCGCTGGGTTCGCTGGTCAACACCGTGAACAGCGCGGAGGACGCCCCGGACTGGGAGTTCGGGATCCGCGCGCTGATGAACAACCTCGCAGCGCGCGGTCTCCTGGGCCGGCACCGCACGGGGGAGGGAGAGGCATGA
- a CDS encoding cation diffusion facilitator family transporter: MGHGHGHGHGISPAQAASASSKHLRRLWLAAGLGLVTFGAQVVVGLSTGSLALLSDSAHVFTDVSGILMAIAAILIAQRASARANRTFGLYRTEVFAALFNAVLLFAVAGWVLYEAIDRFEEPPEVPGLPVSIVAVVGLVMNVAALLLLRSGAEESINVRGAYLEVMADMLGSIGVLVSGLVTLLFGWRYADPIIGVAIGLFVLPRAFSLGKGALRILLQHAPERIDVAGMTADLSALPGVQEAHDLHVWTLTSGMEVASAHLKVDADADSSAVLVAAQRLLAEKYQLEHATLQIETAEAASRCQQLSW, from the coding sequence ATGGGGCACGGACACGGGCACGGACACGGGATATCGCCCGCCCAGGCGGCGAGCGCCTCCTCGAAGCACCTCCGGCGGCTGTGGCTCGCCGCGGGCTTGGGCCTGGTCACCTTCGGAGCGCAGGTCGTCGTGGGCCTGTCCACCGGGTCGCTGGCGCTGCTGTCCGACTCCGCGCACGTGTTCACCGACGTGTCCGGCATCCTGATGGCCATCGCGGCGATCCTGATCGCGCAGCGGGCCAGCGCCCGCGCCAACCGCACGTTCGGGCTCTACCGCACCGAGGTCTTCGCCGCGCTGTTCAACGCCGTTCTGCTGTTCGCGGTGGCCGGGTGGGTGCTCTACGAGGCGATCGACCGGTTCGAAGAGCCGCCGGAAGTCCCAGGCCTGCCAGTCAGCATCGTCGCCGTGGTCGGCCTGGTGATGAACGTCGCCGCGCTCCTGCTGCTGCGCTCCGGCGCCGAGGAGAGCATCAACGTCCGAGGCGCCTACCTGGAAGTCATGGCCGACATGCTGGGCTCCATCGGCGTGCTCGTCAGCGGCCTCGTGACGCTGCTGTTCGGCTGGCGCTACGCCGACCCGATCATCGGTGTGGCGATCGGGTTGTTCGTGCTGCCCAGGGCGTTCAGCCTCGGCAAGGGCGCGCTGCGCATCCTCCTGCAGCACGCTCCCGAGCGCATCGACGTCGCCGGGATGACCGCCGACCTCAGCGCGCTGCCCGGCGTGCAGGAAGCCCACGACCTGCACGTGTGGACCCTCACCTCCGGGATGGAGGTCGCCTCGGCGCACCTGAAGGTCGACGCCGACGCCGACTCCTCGGCCGTGCTGGTGGCCGCGCAGCGCCTGCTGGCCGAGAAGTACCAGCTCGAGCACGCGACCCTGCAGATCGAGACCGCCGAAGCGGCCAGCCGCTGCCAACAGCTCAGCTGGTAG
- a CDS encoding FadR/GntR family transcriptional regulator, producing the protein MTEDLGSRKRLPEALADTLQEEILELAPGDRLPTEAEIAGRFDVSRTVVRETARLLVQRGLVTVKPGRGMTVAEFDGRLIADQYALLLRLSQGTFEQLQEIRLVLEVEMAVFAAARRTDRHLIAMREANQRLAAADQERGEFLDADLAFHEIVAEASGNPFFALVIRPINGFLREAYRKGPGYSVEACHTVQEHVEIAEAISAGDPSRARFATENHLRRIMRHSDRLLSGEAESARTN; encoded by the coding sequence ATGACCGAAGACCTCGGCTCGCGAAAGCGGCTGCCGGAAGCCCTGGCCGACACCCTCCAGGAGGAGATCCTCGAACTCGCCCCCGGCGACCGGTTGCCGACCGAGGCCGAGATCGCCGGGCGGTTCGACGTGAGCCGCACCGTGGTCCGCGAGACCGCACGGCTGCTCGTGCAGCGCGGGCTGGTCACCGTCAAGCCGGGCCGCGGGATGACCGTCGCGGAATTCGACGGCAGGCTGATCGCCGACCAGTACGCGCTGCTGCTGCGCCTCAGCCAGGGCACCTTCGAGCAGCTCCAGGAGATCCGGCTGGTGCTGGAGGTCGAGATGGCGGTGTTCGCCGCGGCGCGGCGAACCGACCGGCACCTGATCGCGATGCGCGAGGCCAACCAGCGACTGGCGGCAGCCGACCAGGAGCGCGGCGAGTTCCTCGACGCCGATCTGGCCTTCCACGAGATCGTCGCCGAGGCCAGCGGAAACCCCTTCTTCGCCCTGGTGATCCGGCCGATCAACGGGTTCCTGCGGGAGGCCTACCGGAAGGGACCGGGCTACTCCGTCGAGGCGTGCCACACCGTTCAGGAGCACGTCGAGATCGCGGAGGCGATCAGCGCCGGGGACCCCTCGCGCGCGCGTTTCGCGACCGAGAACCACTTGCGGCGCATCATGCGCCACAGCGACCGGCTGCTCTCCGGTGAGGCCGAGTCCGCCCGGACGAACTGA